The following are encoded in a window of Impatiens glandulifera chromosome 5, dImpGla2.1, whole genome shotgun sequence genomic DNA:
- the LOC124940427 gene encoding uncharacterized protein LOC124940427 produces the protein MSDWYGSFGGGGSSSRSSNNEEFQEEDVWSTLRDQGDMGCNITERPDVESRQIPTVARMIPRADREKQLEPDEAKMGRQSAPVGIPDWSKIYGKNKVGMEAPPDGDYGKEDEDDDENSLMTMPPHEWIAVKEAKSKKTASSVCEGAGRTLKGRDLRKVRHAVLSRTGFLEF, from the coding sequence ATGAGTGATTGGTATGGATCATTTGGCGGCGGAGGGTCATCAAGCAGGTCGAGTAACAATGAGGAATTTCAAGAAGAGGATGTTTGGTCCACTTTGAGAGATCAAGGGGATATGGGCTGCAATATTACTGAGCGCCCAGACGTAGAATCGAGGCAGATCCCAACCGTGGCTAGGATGATTCCTAGAGCTGATCGTGAAAAACAATTGGAACCTGATGAGGCCAAAATGGGTAGGCAATCAGCCCCTGTTGGCATTCCTGACTGGTCGAAGATTTATGGGAAGAATAAGGTCGGCATGGAAGCTCCACCAGATGGTGATTATGgcaaagaagatgaagatgatgatgaaaacTCACTAATGACTATGCCCCCTCATGAATGGATAGCTGTAAAGGAAGCAAAAAGCAAGAAAACTGCTTCCTCTGTTTGTGAAGGTGCTGGAAGGACCCTCAAAGGAAGAGATCTAAGGAAGGTTAGGCATGCTGTCCTCTCAAGAACCGGATTCCTAGAATTCTAA
- the LOC124940556 gene encoding calcium-dependent protein kinase 19-like: MGICMSKGGNSKQKKGNNNSMARSQNLKIDNNNNNILEKPYEDIRRHYRIMEKLGKGKFGVTYLCTEISTGKKFACKSISKRKKIDEVDKNNIRREIQIMQHLSGQANIVEFKDAYEDKHYVHIVMELCSGGELFDRITARHHYSERAAASICKAIVKAINHCHFMGVMHRDIKPENFLLSDKTENSVLKITDFGLSVFIQQGKHYHDVVGSVYYIAPEVLRKRYGKEADIWSAGVILYMLLCGLPPFWDETETGIFDAILKGQFDLQIDPWPSISTSAKDLVRRMLTQNPNRRITSAQILEHPWIREGGEASNKPLNNAVLMRMKQFGAMNKLKKLALKVIAENLSEEEIQGLKVIFTNMDTDKNGTISFQELKEGLSRLGSKPTEAEVKQLMEAADIDGNGLIDYHEFIAATMHTHKIDKEDHLYTAFQYFDKDNCGYITKDELEAAVKKNSTKVDEASIKKIISEIDTDNDGRINYMEFCTMMRKKA, from the exons ATGGGTATTTGTATGAGCAAAGGGGGAAACTCAAAGCAAAAGAAAGGAAACAATAATTCAATGGCGCGTTCCCAAAACCTTAAAATagacaacaacaataataatatactgGAGAAGCCATACGAGGATATTAGGAGACACTACAGGATAATGGAAAAGCTGGGCAAGGGAAAATTCGGGGTTACTTATCTTTGTACTGAAATCTCAACCGGCAAGAAATTTGCCTGCAAATCCATCTCAAAGAGGAAGAAGATTGATGAAGTGGACAAGAACAACATAAGGAGAGAGATTCAAATAATGCAACATCTGAGTGGGCAAGCAAATATAGTTGAATTCAAGGATGCTTATGAAGACAAACATTATGTTCATATAGTTATGGAGCTTTGTTCAGGAGGTGAACTTTTCGATAGAATTACTGCGCGACATCATTACAGTGAAAGGGCTGCAGCTTCCATTTGTAAGGCTATTGTGAAGGCGATTAACCATTGTCATTTCATGGGTGTGATGCATAGAGACATCAAACCTGAGAATTTCCTGTTATCTGATAAAACTGAAAACTCTGTTTTGAAAATAACAGATTTTGGTCTCTCTGTTTTCATTCAGCAAG GAAAACATTATCACGACGTGGTTGGAAGTGTTTACTATATTGCTCCAGAAGTTTTGCGAAAGAGATATGGAAAAGAAGCAGATATATGGAGTGCAGGAGTAATATTGTACATGTTACTATGTGGTTTACCTCCTTTCTGGGATG AAACAGAGACAGGAATATTCGATGCCATTCTAAAAGGACAATTcgatcttcaaatcgatccttGGCCATCCATATCCACCTCTGCAAAGGATCTTGTTCGAAGGATGTTAACTCAAAATCCCAATAGGAGGATAACTTCTGCTCAGATCCTCG AGCATCCATGGATACGAGAAGGTGGAGAAGCATCTAATAAGCCATTAAACAACGCAGTATTGATGAGAATGAAACAATTTGGAGCGATGAATAAACTGAAGAAACTAGCACTCAAGGTTATTGCTGAAAATCTATCTGAAGAAGAAATACAAGGGCTAAAAGTAATATTCACCAACATGGACACAGATAAGAATGGTACCATAAGCTTCCAGGAACTTAAGGAAGGCTTGTCTCGACTCGGTTCAAAACCTACTGAAGCCGAGGTCAAGCAACTAATGGAAGCA GCAGACATAGATGGAAATGGGTTGATTGATTACCATGAATTCATAGCTGCTACAATGCATACACATAAAATTGATAAAGAAGATCATCTCTACACAGCATTTCAGTATTTTGACAAAGACAATTGTGG GTATATCACGAAAGATGAACTTGAGGCAGCAGTAAAAAAGAATAGTACTAAGGTTGATGAAGCCTCAATCAAGAAAATCATATCAGAAATTGACACTGATAAt GATGGAAGAATAAACTACATGGAGTTCTGTACAATGATGAGGAAGAAGGCATAG
- the LOC124937417 gene encoding glycine-rich protein 23-like produces the protein MDNNSKMMLFLFLGALLCASANAREKVMPGRVGDEKTFFRRPFYGGFGGGGGGVGSGYGKGGFGGLGSGGGLGGGSGMGSGGGYGGYGGVGGGGGGGGMGSGGEIGDMGSGGGGGGGGGGQGNGYGQFGGGGTGGGGGGGGGAGAGGFGGGAGGGFGGGRLP, from the coding sequence ATGGATAATAATTCAAAGATGATGCTATTCCTTTTTCTGGGAGCACTTCTCTGCGCCTCTGCTAATGCACGTGAGAAGGTGATGCCTGGAAGAGTCGGTGATGAGAAGACATTCTTTCGTCGACCATTTTATGGTGGATTTGGGGGTGGGGGTGGCGGTGTAGGTTCTGGGTATGGAAAGGGTGGATTTGGGGGTTTAGGATCTGGTGGTGGACTTGGGGGTGGTTCTGGAATGGGATCTGGTGGTGGGTATGGTGGATATGGTGGtgttggtggtggtggtggtggaggaggaaTGGGATCTGGGGGAGAAATTGGTGACATGGGAtcaggcggcggcggcggcggcggcggtgggGGACAAGGCAATGGATATGGACAATTTGGTGGAGGGGGAACGggaggaggaggtggtggtggtggtggtgccGGTGCCGGAGGATTTGGCGGTGGAGCTGGTGGTGGGTTTGGAGGCGGCCGACTTCCTTGA